In one Alphaproteobacteria bacterium SS10 genomic region, the following are encoded:
- a CDS encoding class I SAM-dependent methyltransferase, with the protein MTNRGAFWDRIATRYAASPVKDQAAYERKLEATRARLTKDMRVLEIGCGTGSTAITHAPHVAHIEATDISAKMLSIADAKAEDAGVKNITFRRASVEELALPAKSVDAVLALSLLHLLDDPEKAIGQVFQWLKPNGLFVINVVFVGEFNPLLRGLLRVGRALGFVPPLSRFTSADLFEMLTRSGFSIETYWSVSHGGFIIARKRGGGSHAST; encoded by the coding sequence ATGACTAACCGTGGTGCTTTTTGGGATCGTATCGCTACTCGCTACGCGGCCTCTCCCGTAAAGGATCAAGCAGCCTATGAGCGTAAGCTGGAGGCCACGCGTGCGCGCCTGACCAAGGATATGCGCGTGCTTGAGATTGGCTGCGGTACGGGCTCAACGGCCATCACCCACGCACCCCATGTCGCCCATATTGAGGCGACGGATATCTCCGCCAAGATGCTGTCGATTGCCGATGCGAAGGCCGAGGATGCGGGCGTCAAAAACATCACCTTCCGCCGCGCGAGCGTGGAGGAATTGGCACTTCCGGCAAAGAGTGTGGACGCGGTGCTGGCATTAAGCTTGCTGCACCTTCTTGATGATCCAGAGAAAGCAATCGGTCAGGTGTTTCAGTGGCTTAAGCCGAATGGCCTATTCGTCATCAACGTTGTTTTTGTGGGCGAGTTTAACCCACTGCTGCGCGGATTATTGCGTGTTGGCCGCGCGCTGGGTTTCGTACCACCGCTCAGCCGTTTCACCAGTGCTGATCTATTCGAGATGTTGACCCGGTCAGGCTTTAGCATTGAGACCTATTGGTCGGTTAGCCATGGCGGCTTCATCATCGCCCGCAAGCGGGGCGGGGGCAGCCATGCCTCTACCTGA
- a CDS encoding helix-turn-helix transcriptional regulator: MRARVETDDQGRRQVHDACDEPCAIERGMRIIGGKWTGSILWHLKDGPVRFNDLARMVGGASKKMITERLRQLEGQGLVKREVLETSPVSVQYSITPFGETALGFLDQLRVWSEGITDDPGPSS, encoded by the coding sequence ATGCGTGCGCGGGTTGAGACAGACGATCAGGGGCGGCGTCAGGTTCATGACGCCTGCGATGAGCCCTGCGCGATTGAGCGTGGCATGCGGATCATTGGTGGGAAATGGACCGGCTCAATCCTCTGGCATTTGAAGGATGGGCCCGTGCGCTTCAACGACCTTGCCCGGATGGTTGGCGGTGCCAGTAAGAAGATGATTACCGAGCGCCTCCGCCAGTTAGAGGGGCAGGGGCTGGTTAAGCGGGAAGTGCTCGAGACCTCACCGGTGTCGGTTCAGTACTCCATCACCCCGTTTGGTGAGACGGCCCTCGGCTTCCTCGACCAGCTGCGGGTCTGGAGTGAGGGGATTACGGATGATCCCGGCCCCAGTTCTTAA
- a CDS encoding glutathione S-transferase N-terminal domain-containing protein encodes MSQPDIHLYTAATMNGYKPVIFLEEAGVPYDLTFVNFAKKEQKAPDYLTLNPNGRIPTIVDRSNGDFAVFESGAILWYLAEKHGQFLPEEPKAKSETLQWLMFQMGGIGPMMGQAMYFQRIAAPNGQEEPFSIKRYVDETRRLLEVLNTRLEGREWLAGDQYTIADMATYPWARAYVWAKVSIDGLDHLKTWFDRLDARPQIQKALTIPKAQPAFWGDADESEFLKENAARFASDVKTG; translated from the coding sequence ATGTCGCAGCCTGATATCCATCTCTACACCGCCGCCACCATGAATGGGTACAAGCCCGTGATCTTCCTGGAAGAGGCTGGCGTGCCCTATGACCTGACCTTCGTTAATTTCGCGAAGAAAGAGCAGAAAGCACCGGACTATCTGACGCTAAACCCCAATGGCCGCATCCCGACCATTGTGGACCGGTCCAATGGCGATTTCGCCGTGTTCGAATCTGGTGCCATCCTCTGGTACCTGGCGGAGAAGCACGGCCAGTTTCTGCCTGAGGAGCCGAAGGCGAAATCAGAGACGCTGCAATGGCTCATGTTCCAGATGGGCGGCATTGGCCCGATGATGGGTCAGGCCATGTATTTCCAGCGGATCGCCGCCCCCAATGGGCAGGAAGAGCCCTTCTCGATCAAACGCTATGTGGATGAGACACGACGCCTGCTGGAGGTGCTAAACACACGGCTTGAGGGTCGTGAATGGCTTGCCGGTGATCAGTACACCATCGCCGATATGGCGACCTATCCCTGGGCCCGCGCCTATGTCTGGGCCAAGGTTTCAATCGACGGCCTCGACCACCTTAAGACCTGGTTTGACCGCCTAGACGCCCGCCCGCAGATCCAAAAGGCGCTCACCATCCCCAAGGCCCAACCAGCCTTCTGGGGCGACGCCGATGAGAGCGAGTTCCTAAAAGAAAACGCCGCCCGCTTTGCATCAGATGTGAAGACGGGGTGA
- a CDS encoding patatin-like phospholipase family protein — protein MDANLLEIAGGRHIHGRNENSDLIAGLLNGTAATKGDGPKRVPQPADEAAALEQISKAQASDNPFRTLVLDGGGIHGLAQVKALAELERRTGKPIFEQFDLMVGTSTGGLISLALATPHPDDPNRSLMSAQELVEFYENEGPKIFGTRNRTESGVDWDEKPLEDFLKSKFGDMRMSDVRIPVMVSAYDADRGEAVWLRDLGPAYCQHCDSDPLLWQAARATSAAPTKFRPVEVDMGEGQEPRTRNLIDGGVFANMPALEAYVVAQGMAQDIGGGRPVEMLSIGTGVERVTMSAEKVTKTGALGWAINFFDRFSPIREVAEQGKESSADVLLSSKLGERYHRWDIPLKHSEGKKFSPSGKIDDASAGNLEKLSMVADDFIYNNWDQVERMADRLSPGREPATRPAKQTQQELRDRLNAADPKSPGLLARFFGWGSKKSTLLASGPDAQQPKVHSDLLSTTSPKALEAVMAQVKGEGEPPLAPPAKNAMA, from the coding sequence GTGGATGCCAATTTACTAGAGATCGCTGGCGGTCGTCATATTCATGGCCGCAATGAAAACAGCGATTTGATCGCAGGTCTTCTAAACGGTACCGCCGCGACTAAGGGCGATGGCCCAAAGCGTGTGCCGCAGCCAGCTGATGAAGCGGCTGCCCTTGAACAGATTTCCAAAGCACAAGCGAGTGACAACCCATTCCGCACCCTGGTGCTGGACGGTGGTGGCATTCATGGCCTGGCTCAGGTTAAGGCACTCGCTGAGCTTGAGCGCCGGACCGGCAAGCCAATCTTTGAACAGTTTGACCTGATGGTGGGCACCTCAACCGGTGGCCTGATCTCGCTTGCCTTGGCGACCCCTCATCCGGATGACCCCAACCGCTCCCTGATGAGTGCGCAAGAGCTGGTCGAGTTCTACGAGAATGAAGGCCCAAAGATTTTCGGCACCCGCAATCGCACGGAATCTGGTGTTGATTGGGATGAGAAGCCGCTCGAAGACTTCTTGAAGAGCAAGTTTGGCGATATGCGCATGTCCGATGTGCGGATCCCGGTCATGGTTTCCGCCTATGACGCGGACCGTGGTGAGGCCGTATGGCTGCGTGATCTGGGCCCGGCCTATTGCCAACATTGTGACTCTGACCCACTACTATGGCAGGCCGCGCGGGCGACCTCCGCCGCGCCGACCAAGTTCCGCCCGGTTGAGGTGGATATGGGCGAGGGGCAGGAGCCACGCACCCGTAACCTGATCGATGGCGGCGTCTTCGCCAATATGCCGGCGCTGGAGGCCTATGTGGTGGCCCAGGGTATGGCCCAGGACATCGGCGGCGGCCGCCCGGTTGAAATGCTCTCCATCGGCACGGGCGTTGAGCGCGTGACCATGAGTGCAGAGAAGGTGACCAAGACTGGCGCCCTTGGTTGGGCGATTAACTTCTTTGATCGGTTTAGCCCGATCCGTGAAGTGGCCGAGCAGGGCAAGGAAAGCAGCGCCGACGTACTGCTGAGCTCAAAGCTGGGTGAGCGGTATCACCGCTGGGATATCCCGCTGAAGCATTCCGAGGGTAAGAAGTTCAGCCCATCAGGCAAGATTGACGACGCCTCGGCTGGCAATCTTGAGAAGCTGAGCATGGTTGCCGATGACTTCATCTACAACAACTGGGATCAGGTTGAGCGCATGGCCGACCGCCTGTCCCCAGGTCGTGAGCCAGCAACCCGCCCGGCTAAACAAACCCAGCAAGAGCTGCGCGATCGCCTTAATGCCGCTGATCCGAAGTCGCCAGGCCTACTGGCTCGTTTCTTCGGTTGGGGCAGCAAGAAGAGCACGCTCCTGGCCTCTGGCCCGGATGCCCAGCAGCCGAAGGTTCATAGCGACCTGCTCAGCACCACCTCACCAAAGGCACTGGAGGCCGTCATGGCCCAAGTAAAGGGTGAGGGGGAGCCGCCGCTCGCACCGCCGGCCAAGAACGCAATGGCGTAA
- a CDS encoding LysR family transcriptional regulator: MDERLRNFDWNHARAFLATAETGSFSGAARRLGSTQPTIGRQVAALEEQLNVLLFDRVGKALNLTDSGLSLLEFVKTMNNAAEDLSLTASGRLQSLAGQVSITASDGFCAYIMPSLVRDLSAIAPDVEIEIVSSDQVQDLRRREADIAIRHVRPDQPELIARHIRQSMAYLYAASGYLDQHGRPSSIDQVRPDAAFIGFETSDIIRTVLNSMGMKLTPDQFKIITNNGVVGWELCKLGLGYGVMAEEIGDATDGMEAVLRDQIQIEINYWLVTHQELLRSPRIRLVYDFLAEQLKNWGRDHP, encoded by the coding sequence ATGGACGAACGATTGCGAAATTTCGACTGGAACCATGCCCGCGCTTTCCTGGCAACTGCGGAGACGGGGTCCTTCTCCGGTGCTGCCCGACGCCTTGGCAGCACCCAGCCAACCATTGGCCGGCAAGTCGCCGCACTGGAGGAACAGCTGAATGTTCTGCTCTTCGACCGTGTGGGCAAGGCCCTCAACCTGACCGATAGCGGCCTCTCCCTGCTGGAGTTCGTGAAGACCATGAACAATGCGGCGGAAGACTTATCGCTTACCGCCTCAGGTCGACTCCAATCCCTGGCCGGTCAGGTTTCGATCACGGCGAGTGACGGCTTCTGCGCCTATATCATGCCAAGCCTAGTCCGCGATCTAAGCGCCATCGCGCCAGATGTTGAGATTGAGATTGTCTCCTCCGACCAGGTGCAGGACCTAAGGCGGCGGGAGGCGGATATCGCCATCCGTCATGTAAGACCAGACCAGCCCGAACTCATCGCCCGTCACATCAGGCAAAGCATGGCCTACCTCTATGCGGCCAGTGGCTATCTGGATCAGCATGGACGGCCAAGCTCAATTGATCAGGTTCGCCCTGATGCCGCGTTCATTGGGTTCGAGACCTCAGACATCATCCGCACCGTTCTCAATAGTATGGGCATGAAGTTGACGCCGGATCAGTTCAAGATCATCACCAATAACGGCGTTGTCGGCTGGGAGCTTTGTAAGCTTGGCCTCGGCTACGGCGTTATGGCGGAGGAGATCGGCGATGCCACCGACGGTATGGAGGCCGTGCTGAGAGATCAAATCCAGATCGAGATCAATTACTGGCTGGTCACCCACCAAGAGTTGCTAAGAAGCCCACGCATCCGCCTGGTCTACGACTTCCTGGCCGAGCAGCTTAAGAACTGGGGCCGGGATCATCCGTAA
- a CDS encoding methyltransferase domain-containing protein, with amino-acid sequence MPLPDLIDPYVAEQSEAISVGTLRLGSWRLCLEREALSTPHLKQAYRAIAGRWGRALKKLKVADAYGALFQALPGLASLKASVEPVRVLDCGVGAGDFSAALADALDGNASITGVDVSPEMLALASENLDGQRDVTLREADVRSLPFPDDHFDVVIGAHVLEHLADPEIGFAEMMRVLKPGGRMVLCITQRSAFGFYIHLIWRTQVKPAAWWRAMLARSRQLRAVQRQEDIGGYFSRMSWVVTGVKVSAED; translated from the coding sequence ATGCCTCTACCTGATCTCATAGATCCCTATGTGGCGGAGCAATCGGAGGCGATATCGGTTGGCACGCTGCGCCTAGGCTCTTGGCGCCTGTGCCTGGAACGGGAGGCATTGTCGACCCCGCATTTAAAGCAGGCCTATCGGGCTATCGCTGGCCGATGGGGGCGTGCGCTGAAGAAGCTCAAGGTTGCCGATGCCTATGGGGCGTTGTTCCAAGCCTTGCCAGGGTTGGCTAGTTTGAAAGCCTCAGTCGAGCCAGTCCGAGTTTTAGATTGTGGTGTTGGTGCGGGTGACTTCTCCGCTGCGCTGGCTGATGCGCTGGATGGTAACGCATCCATAACTGGTGTCGATGTCTCGCCAGAGATGCTGGCCCTGGCCTCAGAGAACCTAGATGGCCAGCGTGATGTCACGTTGCGAGAGGCGGATGTTCGGTCGTTACCATTTCCCGATGATCATTTCGATGTTGTGATCGGCGCGCATGTGCTTGAGCATCTGGCCGATCCGGAAATCGGTTTTGCTGAGATGATGCGGGTGCTGAAGCCCGGCGGTCGAATGGTGCTGTGCATCACGCAGCGTTCTGCATTTGGATTTTACATCCATCTGATCTGGCGAACCCAGGTGAAGCCGGCAGCTTGGTGGCGGGCAATGCTGGCACGGTCCCGACAGCTCAGGGCTGTGCAGCGGCAGGAAGATATCGGCGGCTATTTTTCTAGAATGAGCTGGGTGGTGACCGGCGTTAAGGTGTCCGCTGAGGATTAA
- a CDS encoding NAD(P)H-dependent oxidoreductase, whose protein sequence is MSKIFILNGHQPYPFAKGELNATFINRAKTYLEAAGHEVRLTQVAEGYEVEQEIANHQWADVVIMQFPVNWMTIPWSFKEYMDQVYTAGMDGRLCAGDGRTSDAPKANYGMGGTLTGTKYMISTTLNAPREAFDNPAEPFFEGASIDDLLLPVHLNAKFFAMAPLPTFAAYDVMKNPEIEADLARFDQHLETVFGGNDHVAA, encoded by the coding sequence ATGAGCAAGATTTTCATCCTAAACGGGCATCAGCCCTACCCCTTTGCCAAGGGGGAGTTGAACGCCACCTTCATCAACCGGGCCAAAACCTATCTTGAGGCGGCGGGGCATGAGGTGCGCCTAACCCAGGTGGCCGAGGGCTATGAGGTTGAGCAAGAGATCGCCAATCACCAATGGGCCGATGTGGTGATCATGCAGTTCCCGGTGAACTGGATGACCATCCCCTGGTCTTTCAAAGAGTATATGGACCAGGTCTACACCGCCGGGATGGATGGGCGCCTCTGCGCCGGTGATGGCCGTACATCGGATGCGCCGAAGGCCAATTACGGCATGGGCGGCACCCTCACCGGCACCAAATACATGATCTCTACCACCCTGAACGCACCGCGCGAGGCATTCGATAATCCGGCGGAGCCGTTCTTTGAAGGCGCCAGCATCGATGACCTGCTGCTGCCCGTGCACCTAAATGCCAAATTCTTCGCAATGGCCCCACTGCCGACCTTCGCCGCCTATGACGTGATGAAGAACCCGGAAATTGAGGCCGACCTCGCCCGCTTTGACCAGCATCTCGAAACCGTTTTTGGAGGCAATGACCATGTCGCAGCCTGA
- a CDS encoding cupin domain-containing protein, with amino-acid sequence MALKINEDFNQRVVIRPDDYEWVPSPMPGVERMMLDRIGDEVARATSLVRYAPNSEFSSHSHGGGEEYLVLDGVFSDEHGDYPVGTYVRNPIGTEHTPRIGPEGATILVKLHQFDEADADQKAIGTRDAEWFPGMVPGLSVMPLHEHGTERVALVRWAPNTQFNPHQHWGGEEIFVIEGTFYDEHGAYPKGSWLRSPHLSKHTPFTKEDGALIYVKTGHLPQ; translated from the coding sequence ATGGCCCTAAAGATTAATGAAGACTTCAATCAGCGGGTCGTCATTCGACCGGATGATTATGAGTGGGTGCCATCCCCTATGCCCGGCGTCGAACGCATGATGCTCGACCGCATTGGTGATGAGGTGGCCCGGGCAACCAGCCTGGTCCGTTATGCGCCCAACAGTGAATTCTCATCCCACAGCCATGGCGGTGGGGAGGAGTATCTGGTGCTGGATGGTGTGTTCTCTGATGAGCATGGGGACTATCCCGTTGGCACCTATGTCCGGAACCCAATCGGCACCGAGCATACGCCGCGCATCGGGCCTGAGGGGGCAACCATCTTGGTAAAGCTGCATCAGTTTGATGAGGCTGATGCCGATCAGAAAGCCATCGGCACGAGGGACGCTGAATGGTTCCCTGGCATGGTGCCAGGCCTATCGGTCATGCCTTTGCATGAACATGGGACCGAGCGGGTGGCCCTCGTCCGTTGGGCACCCAATACCCAGTTCAACCCGCACCAGCATTGGGGCGGTGAGGAAATCTTCGTTATCGAAGGTACCTTCTATGATGAGCATGGCGCCTATCCAAAGGGCAGCTGGCTGCGGTCACCGCATCTAAGCAAGCATACGCCGTTCACCAAGGAGGATGGCGCCCTGATCTATGTGAAGACTGGGCATCTACCTCAGTAG